A genomic segment from Alteribacillus bidgolensis encodes:
- a CDS encoding dTDP-4-dehydrorhamnose reductase family protein, whose translation MNLLIIGGKGMAGHMITDYFQQQNYEVHYTSRNPSDNRSIILDVWDLEALDTVIESIKPDIIINCVGLLNDDASKNREASFYINSIFPHLLAKKADQYRSKLIHISTDCVFSGDRGGYKENDRPDGTSAYAITKALGEVKSEKHLTIRTSIIGPELKENGIGLFLWFMKQKGTIKGYKNVMWNGVTTLELAIAIEEMIKNKVSGLYHLVSPSKISKYDLLKLIQNIFYKNDVTIIPDHEIVLDRTLINTRKDFSYFVPSYEKMITNLKAWMDRP comes from the coding sequence GTGAATCTATTGATCATTGGCGGTAAAGGCATGGCAGGTCATATGATCACAGATTACTTTCAGCAACAAAACTATGAAGTACATTACACTTCGAGAAACCCTTCTGATAATAGAAGTATAATCTTGGATGTTTGGGATCTCGAGGCACTAGACACAGTCATTGAATCAATAAAACCAGATATTATTATTAATTGTGTTGGTTTATTAAATGATGATGCAAGCAAAAATAGAGAAGCATCCTTTTATATTAATAGTATCTTTCCACATCTACTTGCAAAAAAAGCAGATCAATACCGAAGTAAATTAATCCACATAAGCACTGACTGTGTTTTTTCAGGAGATCGCGGCGGTTATAAAGAAAATGATAGACCTGATGGTACCTCTGCTTATGCTATTACGAAGGCACTTGGAGAAGTAAAAAGTGAGAAACATTTAACTATCCGGACTTCCATTATAGGACCAGAATTGAAAGAGAATGGGATTGGCTTATTTCTTTGGTTTATGAAACAAAAAGGAACAATTAAAGGGTATAAAAATGTAATGTGGAATGGAGTTACAACCTTAGAACTTGCTATAGCCATTGAAGAAATGATTAAAAATAAAGTGTCTGGTTTATATCATCTTGTCTCTCCCAGTAAGATTTCTAAATATGATCTATTAAAACTCATTCAAAATATTTTTTATAAAAATGATGTGACCATTATTCCAGATCACGAAATTGTATTAGACCGAACGTTAATTAATACCAGAAAGGATTTTTCATATTTTGTTCCAAGTTATGAAAAAATGATTACAAACCTCAAAGCCTGGATGGATCGCCCATGA
- a CDS encoding polysaccharide biosynthesis protein, which translates to MFCNKTILITGGTGSWGYELVKQLLDKNPKEIRIFSRNEFTQVEMKHKFDNNKKLSFIIGDIRDKSALSEACKGADYLFHLAALKHVPVCEDQPYEGLKTNVNGTQNVIEASIERNIKKVIYISTDKAANPTNFYGFTKALGERLIIHANTLTEDTKFICVRGGNVLGTNGSVIHVFKDQIQKKSKIGITDKRMTRFFLTLEDAIKLLFKASYESIGGEIFVMKMPTCKILDLANILIEDSGKPNVIIEELGTRPGEKLHEILLTEYESNKTVIYDKEYYVILPAINIDGLNDHYSSYPPINLDNYNSNHSLMTKNDIKDMLKKGGFI; encoded by the coding sequence TTGTTTTGTAATAAGACCATCTTAATAACTGGTGGAACTGGTTCATGGGGGTACGAATTAGTTAAACAACTTTTGGATAAAAATCCAAAAGAAATTCGTATCTTTTCAAGAAATGAATTTACTCAAGTGGAAATGAAGCACAAATTTGATAATAACAAAAAACTATCCTTTATTATAGGGGATATTCGCGATAAATCAGCATTGAGTGAAGCTTGTAAAGGAGCAGATTATCTTTTTCATCTTGCTGCATTAAAACACGTTCCTGTTTGTGAAGACCAACCTTATGAAGGTTTAAAAACGAATGTTAATGGTACTCAAAATGTTATTGAGGCTTCTATTGAACGTAATATTAAAAAAGTCATTTACATTTCAACAGACAAAGCAGCCAACCCTACAAACTTCTATGGTTTTACAAAAGCACTAGGTGAACGTTTAATCATTCATGCAAATACGTTAACGGAAGATACAAAATTTATTTGTGTACGTGGGGGAAATGTTCTAGGGACAAATGGAAGTGTAATTCACGTTTTTAAAGACCAAATACAAAAAAAATCTAAAATCGGAATAACAGATAAACGAATGACAAGATTCTTTTTAACACTAGAGGATGCAATTAAACTATTATTTAAAGCATCCTATGAAAGTATAGGCGGCGAAATTTTTGTCATGAAAATGCCAACATGCAAAATTTTGGACCTAGCCAATATATTAATAGAAGACTCAGGAAAACCAAATGTCATCATCGAAGAACTCGGCACTCGCCCTGGTGAAAAGTTACATGAAATTTTATTAACCGAATATGAAAGTAATAAAACAGTCATTTATGATAAGGAATATTATGTCATTTTACCAGCTATAAATATTGACGGATTAAACGATCATTACTCTAGCTACCCTCCTATTAACCTGGATAATTACAATTCAAATCATTCCTTAATGACTAAAAATGACATTAAAGATATGTTAAAAAAGGGAGGGTTTATCTAG
- the wecB gene encoding non-hydrolyzing UDP-N-acetylglucosamine 2-epimerase — translation MKVMTILGTRPEIIRLSLIMKQLDHSSNKHIIVHTGQNFTSTLNDVFFDQLRLRKPDYILFDKQQSLGEQLSRMFLELEKILLKEKPDKVLVLGDTNSALGAILAERMGIPVVHMEAGNRCFDWRVPEEKNRRIVDAVSSFNLPYTPNSKEHLLQEGIANNRIMLSGNPIYEVLEHYKKEINESGILKKINLKPHDYFLVTIHRAENVDEMKNLIEITNGLNAVAETFNKRVVCSLHPRTKSRMKQMNDVELHPLIEFYEPFGFFDFVKLEQFSYCVLTDSGTVQEECCIFHVPTVTVRTTTERPETIDCGSNMLSGINKSNILDSVKVMTNHSKTWVCPDGYTDTNVSDKVVKFILGGANFVL, via the coding sequence ATGAAAGTTATGACAATTTTAGGTACTAGACCTGAGATTATTCGACTTAGTTTAATTATGAAGCAACTCGATCATTCATCTAACAAACACATTATCGTTCATACTGGACAAAATTTTACATCCACCCTAAATGATGTATTTTTTGATCAACTCCGGCTTAGAAAACCAGATTATATATTATTTGATAAGCAGCAGTCCCTAGGTGAACAGCTTTCAAGAATGTTTTTAGAATTAGAAAAAATTTTATTAAAAGAGAAGCCTGACAAAGTATTAGTGTTAGGGGATACAAACAGTGCATTAGGAGCAATATTAGCAGAACGAATGGGGATCCCAGTTGTTCACATGGAGGCAGGTAATCGCTGTTTTGATTGGCGGGTGCCAGAGGAAAAAAACCGGCGTATTGTTGATGCCGTTTCAAGCTTCAACCTCCCTTATACCCCAAATAGCAAGGAACATTTGCTTCAAGAAGGAATCGCCAATAATCGTATCATGCTATCTGGTAATCCTATATATGAAGTGCTTGAACACTATAAAAAAGAAATAAACGAAAGTGGCATTTTAAAAAAAATTAATCTGAAACCGCATGATTATTTTCTAGTTACTATCCATCGAGCAGAGAATGTTGATGAAATGAAAAATCTAATAGAGATTACTAATGGATTAAATGCTGTCGCTGAAACCTTTAATAAAAGAGTTGTCTGCAGTTTACACCCAAGAACAAAATCCAGGATGAAACAAATGAATGATGTAGAGTTACATCCTCTCATTGAATTTTATGAACCATTCGGCTTTTTTGACTTCGTTAAGCTAGAACAGTTTTCATATTGTGTGCTGACCGACAGCGGAACAGTTCAAGAAGAATGTTGTATATTTCATGTTCCTACAGTCACTGTCCGAACAACAACTGAAAGACCTGAAACTATTGATTGCGGCAGCAATATGTTATCAGGGATAAATAAGTCAAATATTCTTGACTCTGTAAAAGTTATGACAAACCATTCAAAAACATGGGTATGTCCGGATGGATATACTGACACAAATGTTTCAGACAAAGTCGTTAAGTTTATTCTAGGGGGTGCAAATTTTGTTTTGTAA
- a CDS encoding S8 family serine peptidase, with protein MAKQNDPIVEQFVQQDNSTENLAVVIILKDDCKTVDISQLCSLEETDEPKYHLKEIKQITGKFCKGTLKKLIDHPIVKHVHHDYEVHINLNIATVAIGAKNANNRHNLTGNGVTVAVIDSGIYRHYDLIYPTNRIIGFRDFVNGRTVPYDDNGHGTHVAGAIAGNGAARADILA; from the coding sequence TTGGCTAAACAAAACGATCCAATCGTTGAACAGTTTGTTCAACAAGATAATAGTACAGAAAACTTAGCTGTGGTGATTATTTTAAAAGATGACTGCAAAACAGTTGATATTTCTCAGCTATGTTCTTTAGAAGAGACAGACGAACCAAAATATCATTTGAAGGAGATAAAACAAATAACCGGAAAATTTTGCAAAGGAACATTAAAAAAGCTTATCGACCACCCAATCGTGAAACATGTTCATCACGATTATGAGGTTCATATAAATTTAAATATAGCCACGGTTGCTATCGGAGCCAAAAATGCCAATAACAGGCATAATTTAACCGGAAATGGTGTTACTGTTGCAGTTATTGACTCTGGTATTTACCGGCATTACGATTTAATTTATCCAACCAATAGAATTATAGGTTTCAGAGACTTTGTTAATGGACGGACCGTTCCATATGATGACAACGGCCATGGGACTCATGTGGCAGGTGCCATAGCAGGAAACGGGGCTGCTCGAGCGGACATTTTAGCGTGA